The following proteins come from a genomic window of Aptenodytes patagonicus chromosome W, bAptPat1.pri.cur, whole genome shotgun sequence:
- the LOC143171850 gene encoding stAR-related lipid transfer protein 6-like produces the protein MDYKKITDEVSEKILSYSQDTSGWRVIKVSKNVTVSSKPSKEYAGNIYRGEGIIKEVPSKIIPFMYLPEYRNKWDKALQSYKLLERIDQDTGIYHSVTHSYGMGLISSRDFVDLLHVKPYPGDILTTNSVSVEYSSCPPTPSCVRGYNNPCGYVCSPLPENPEHSKLVVFIQPELGGMLPGSVVETALPTTLINLITETRAGLKGLKDHN, from the exons ATGGACTATAAGAAAATTACGgatgaagtttcagaaaaaatTTTATCATACAGTCAAGATACTTCAGGATGGAGAGTGATAAAAGTTTCA AAAAATGTTACAGTTTCTTCAAAGCCTTCAAAAGAGTATGCAGGAAATAT ATACCGTGGAGAAGGGATAATTAAGGAAGTCCCTagtaaaattattccttttatgTATCTTCCTGAATATCGAAACAAATGGGACAAAGCATTACAATCTTACAAGCTGTTAGAAAGGATTGACCAG GACACTGGTATATACCACAGTGTAACACACAGTTATGGTATGGGACTGATTTCATCAAGAGACTTTGTTGACCTGCTGCATGTTAAACCATATCCTGGTGATATCCTTACAACTAACT CGGTCAGTGTGGAATACTCCAGCTGCCCTCCAACTCCCTCTTGTGTCCGAGGCTATAACAATCCCTGTGGATACGTGTGTTCACCTTTGCCTGA GAATCCAGAGCATTCTAAGCTAGTTGTATTTATTCAGCCAGAACTAGGAGGAATGCTCCCAGGTTCTGTAGTGGAGACAGCATTACCTACTACTCTCATAAACTTAATCACAGAAACAAGAGCTGGACTGAAAGGCTTGAAAGACCATAATTAA